TTTCGACATAAAAAGTACGGCTTCAACTTTAAATCTGCTACTTTATGTGGCCAGCCGTTTAGAACATAATTCACAACGCGGGATAATATTACGTCTTTGGATGTTTCATGACGTAATTCGCTTACGGTAATAGGCAACGTTCCGTCCACCACGAAGCAAACATATGCGGCCCTATCGCACAGCGCCGCGGCGGCGTCTGCGCACGACGCGCGCCCCGCCTTCGTGGTCACCGCGCCGCGCTCCCCCGCCCCCGCCAAGCTCGCGCGGGAAAGATAGTCCGCGCTGTTATCGGAGCTGCGAACATATTCTATAACGTAATTATACGCGCTTAAAAACATCGCGTAACGTTGCAGCCTATTTGCTGACACTTCTGGAATACCCTTATGTGGACCGAAGATGGATATCAAAGGCTTGTGATCGGTTCGTAAGACGAAAGGGTCCGATCGACCGTATAAGTACTGGTGAAACCGACGCACCCCGAATATAATCGCAGTCGCTTCCTTTTGTATTTGCGAGTATCTATGCTCGGCGGGCGTGAGTGTGCGCGACGCGTACGCAACCGGCCGCTCCGTGCCGTCTTTCCCCACTTGTGACAAAATCGCCCCGAGACCGGTAGGGGATGCGTCAACCGTTAGAATAAGTTTGGCGCTTTGATCAAAATGTGCCAAAACCGAATCCGACGCTAGACACTTTTTTATAGATGAGAAAGCGTCCGAGTGAATTTTTGTCCACTTCCAGTTACTAttcttttttaacaattcGTACAATGGACTTAACATCATTGATGCACCGGGTACAAAATTTCTATAATAGTTTGCTAGCCCTAAAAACGATTGCAACTGACTCACATTACTTGGCCTAGGTGCGTTTAGTATGGCTTTAACTTTTTCCGGCGATTTTTTAAGaccatttttgttaattacataACCTAAATAACTGATCTCGTCTTTAAAAAATTCGCACTTTTCCTTTTGAAGTGTTAACCCCGCGTCTTCGAGCCTCTGCAATACGGAACTTAGTCGCGTCAAGTGCTCCTCCCTAGTACGACCTGTAATCAAAATATCGTCGAGGAGACACAATACCCCGTCTAAGCCCGACAACACGGTCTCCATGGCGCGCTGAAAAATCGCCGGAGCTGAGGACAGACCGAATACGAGCCGTGTGTACTGATAAAGTCCACGGTGCGTGTTGATGCACGTCAGCTTCTGTGAGTCCTCGTCGAGACACAGCTGATTGTACGCGCTGGACAAGTCTAGTTTCGTAAACTGTTCGCCGCCGTGCAGCTTCGAGAACAACTCATTGACAGTCGGCAAGGGAAACTGCTCGACGACTAGCTGCTTGTTAATACTAACCGAGTAGTCGGCGCATATTCTTACGGAGCCGTTCCTTTTTAGGACTGGCACGATAGGGGACGCATATTCGGAATGGTCAACAGGTTTCAGGACACCTAGGTCGACTAGCCTATTTAACTCGTCGGTAACCTTTTCCCTGAGGGCGAAAGCAATGGGTCGCGCTTTAAAGAACTTCGGCTTcgaattttctttcaaaaataattttattttatattttttaaaacaacccAAATTGTcggaaaatgttttataaaaacgagTCTGAAGCTGTTCTATCGAGAGCGATGACCCACAATATTTTACTGGAGCTAGTTCTAAGTGGAACTTCGAGATAAAATCCCTGCCGAGAAGTGCCGGGCCCCCGCCACGTACCACGTATACGTCTATAGCGCGAGTGACCCCATCGAACGACATTTGTGACTCACGCATAACACCTAAACAGTGTATTCTTTGGCCCGTGTAActcattaactttttattcgaAGGCGACAATGACACATTAAAATGCCGTTTAAAAGTAATCTCGGAAATAACCGTTACAGCGGAACCGCtgtcaatttcaaattttaaagtgaccccatttaaattaacagaCTCCACCATAGGTTCACCCCTGAAAGATCGGATATTATACAACTCACCGCCGTCGTCGTTCTCGCCCGTCCCGCTCGTCACCTTTTTGCACATGCGTCGGAGGTGACCCgtttgattacattttttgcACGTATTATTAATGAAACGACACTCTGGCGACCTGTGGTTAAAATAACCACACACGGAACACTGCACTTTTCCCGACTTTCTCTCACTCACTTCTTGTTCACATTTGTTCGACTGTCCGATTTTACATAGCACTTCTGCATACGCGGTAACGACACCGCTCGAGACTGCTCCCGTCCGCGCACACCTGATGTTCTCGGCCTGCTCCACCGCCCTTGCCAGGGTCAGGCTACTCAGATCCTCGGCGAAGATCGCTTCTTTTTCGAGTCCCGGTAGCATCCCAACTATGAACCGGTCGCGGAGTACTTCTTCTAGACTGCTAAAGTTGCAATTAGCCGTGAGTCCCCGTAGTCGAGCCGCCCATTGCGTAAATGACTCCGCGGGTTGCTGCACTGCTGCGTAAAATTTGTGCCGTTCGCCGAAACCGACGCGTTTCGGCGTGAAATGAGCATCCAGGAGATCTAGAATATCTTCGTAGGGCACCTCATGGAGTTCCTTGGGCAGCGCTAGATCTGCTGCCAACTTGTATGTGCCCTCAGTGAGCGCACTAAGCAGTATAGCTCGTCGTTTAACTCCCGTCGCATCGGTTATATGGTTTACGTCGTTCGCGATAAACCACTGCGTTATGCGACTTTTATACGTTTTCCACGTTTGTTCACTGTGATTAAAACACGATAAAACACCAAAATGCATTGCAGACATTTtgggttttatttattcaaaagtgGGTATTTCACGCACTCGTCGCCACTGTTACGTATTGGGAGTAATGAAACGATTGCTTGCTTAGCGCAGACTGTTTATTCAAGTCGCTGTCACATTAGCGGCGGGCGCAGCCGCCAGTTCGTAAACACACGCAGGGCAAGCGCATACACAACAGTGATAAGGaacgaaaaaatattgaacGTGCTATAACCCGCTATAAGCTATTGACTATTCGATAAAGTGTAGCACAACCATAAAATGTTGACTCATTATATTAATGCGGAACATAAAAAATCATGATACTATGTAAGGTATGTATTACTAAAGCTGATAATCACTGTTGAATCCTCCGATAGTGTagaaacaaagataaatataCGTTCTCTAATGAcgcaaatataaattaattttatatatcttcCTCATTTTTAATCCTAACTCTCGGACatcgtaaaaaatattgaattaaagtaGCCTATTGAAGTGCCCCGAGGccagatttttatattgttgctTAGGCTTTACTAATCTAGGACTGGATGTTGGTTTTCTATCGCTATAGTctttaaacaatttcaataGTAGTAGAATAGTAGTAATGGAAGAAGATACTTATGCGTAAAACTAGAAAATTTAAGGACTGTTTCACAACTTTGACATATGGGCACGGCTCCACCGGTGAAAACTTcccacaataaaaaaaacaatctcaaacaaaatgcactaaaaagaaacaaaataatgacatgaaaacttctttctttctttcttctctctttcaaaaaccctctaaactctaaagaaatttctcttctttcttgtaacatgtctatattgtataattattgttatttcgcagtcggtttcggcctaagtagggacataaacacataaaaaaaaaattcagtcgaattgataaactccttctttttgaagtaggctaaaaaataacattcgaTTAGCGATATCACTAGTAGAATcgaaaaaatgtatgaaataaatacgTGTGGGAATGAAGCTTGcagttactttaaaaaacattgctgttttatttcaaatatttattagagagcaaaaattttgtgaatatccacgaaaaaaaataactgcgATTGTACAGGCGGttgcaaatatattatagaatattgttttactatttatgttttcgaaccccttgttaattttatgacaaaGGTTTACTGttcaaaaatgtgttttttaccAAATTAAAATCATGGTTTCAGTATGAAGATAATCTATTGAAGATTTCgagatattttcataaatacaaaataatttataaacttttgaaGGCCTCTAGTGCCTAAACTACGTAACTTTCGACACATTAGAATTGGTAAATCGTCATATTTTCGATTTCGAGAAAGGTATCTGTGGTATAAAATGGTGAACGTCTTTCCCAGACATACGTACAACAATATCTAGACGGTAGGGACGCTATCAGtaacttaatatgtaaattttactgaaaaataataaatatagtgatGGAAAATTAATACTGCTGTATGCTGTCGCAATTTCTGTTTGAACgtccaaaataaaattgaatacattCACAAACACGGTAGATTAGGAGATTAAAAATTAgactttttacataaaataatctttaaaacgGTCTGTCCGATATTCAGTTGCGGCAGCGCAAAGAgtacaataatatatgtagGATTCCTACATATTATATCCTACAATAGGGCCACATATAACATTAGCTTTGTGTTTAGAAATACCGGATTGCCTTGCTAAAATATGAATTCTCAGCAAAATTACAAATGGCgccgtaattaaaatatacgtaTTATGCTCtgtactatttatattttgttaaataaataaaaaaaaaacatttaataattagttGCTAAAACACCTTTATTCATATCAAAGTccagaaaaaaacatataagtaCCACATCCCAAACTTTTCTTTTCACGATCGTCTTTTGTAAATACTCTAACTCTTtagtaaattgttaaaaccatttttttttccaccGCCAAAAACCAAGGCGGGCCTTGCTAGTTAGGTTATATACGAAATGACTGGCTACAGAGAACCAAAGAGGACAATATGGAAAATTAAAAGCCATAAAatcagaataaaattaattttgttaaatgtatgtaatgtaaattgtattttttagaatttcaacaaaaaaaaacagaactagataataattatcttggtttaaatttattattaggaatcacattttttttatgtttaaattatttaaattaaaatttctttggCAGGCTAATGGTAACAGTCTTCACTTCCAAATAAGCTTCCAATGCGTTGATACcactgaaaattaaaaaaaaagttaagtttaTTCTAATCGCAATCTAACAacaaaaagtaacaaatatttaataaactactTACTTTTCCCTTCCGAGACCAGAATCTTTAAAGCCACCAAAAGGCCCTTGTGGAGCGGAAAGCAAGTACGTGTTTACCctggaaaatttaaataaatgtttactttgaTGGGTCATGAAGaacttaaacaatttaataaagacacttgtttaagttttttaaatgttttccaTTTAGTAAcgattgattttttaaattttatatcttgcAAAGCAAGAAATcactttttaagaaatttaatattttgtgataaGTATGgcgtttttaatatgtaaagtaTATCGTACCATACATTCCCTGCCTCTACGTGTTTGGTATACTGCAATGCGTTGTTGAGGTTGTTCGTAAATATGCCCGCAGCAAGACCGTAATTCGTAGCATTTGCTCTGTCGATAACCTCTTCCAGTCTGTCGAACTTAATAATGCTTTGCACGGGCCCAAAGATCTGAGAAACAATAGATTCATGAATGAATATCCCTACCAAGACTACTTTCCGCAGGGATACT
The Papilio machaon chromosome 8, ilPapMach1.1, whole genome shotgun sequence DNA segment above includes these coding regions:
- the LOC123721192 gene encoding uncharacterized protein K02A2.6-like, with protein sequence MSAMHFGVLSCFNHSEQTWKTYKSRITQWFIANDVNHITDATGVKRRAILLSALTEGTYKLAADLALPKELHEVPYEDILDLLDAHFTPKRVGFGERHKFYAAVQQPAESFTQWAARLRGLTANCNFSSLEEVLRDRFIVGMLPGLEKEAIFAEDLSSLTLARAVEQAENIRCARTGAVSSGVVTAYAEVLCKIGQSNKCEQEVSERKSGKVQCSVCGYFNHRSPECRFINNTCKKCNQTGHLRRMCKKVTSGTGENDDGGELYNIRSFRGEPMVESVNLNGVTLKFEIDSGSAVTVISEITFKRHFNVSLSPSNKKLMSYTGQRIHCLGVMRESQMSFDGVTRAIDVYVVRGGGPALLGRDFISKFHLELAPVKYCGSSLSIEQLQTRFYKTFSDNLGCFKKYKIKLFLKENSKPKFFKARPIAFALREKVTDELNRLVDLGVLKPVDHSEYASPIVPVLKRNGSVRICADYSVSINKQLVVEQFPLPTVNELFSKLHGGEQFTKLDLSSAYNQLCLDEDSQKLTCINTHRGLYQYTRLVFGLSSAPAIFQRAMETVLSGLDGVLCLLDDILITGRTREEHLTRLSSVLQRLEDAGLTLQKEKCEFFKDEISYLGYVINKNGLKKSPEKVKAILNAPRPSNVSQLQSFLGLANYYRNFVPGASMMLSPLYELLKKNSNWKWTKIHSDAFSSIKKCLASDSVLAHFDQSAKLILTVDASPTGLGAILSQVGKDGTERPVAYASRTLTPAEHRYSQIQKEATAIIFGVRRFHQYLYGRSDPFVLRTDHKPLISIFGPHKGIPEVSANRLQRYAMFLSAYNYVIEYVRSSDNSADYLSRASLAGAGERGAVTTKAGRASCADAAAALCDRAAYVCFVVDGTLPITVSELRHETSKDVILSRVVNYVLNGWPHKVADLKLKPYFLCRNQLSVENGCLMRGHKVIIPSSLRKKVMNELHTSHLGIVKTKAEARSRFWFPGVDDAIENLIGSCEVCTRLRPSPPRAKLAPWKFPPQPFHRVHIDFLGPLNGRSYLVVVDSYTKWVEVYDMNANTTSNAVIERFYEYIARYGIPNTIVSDNGPSFASQEFSKFCLGNGIKHLTTPAYHPASNGQAESMVKVVKKGIKSSVMSSRTVKECKLRLLKFLFDYRNSIHSTTGLSPAELVYGRKLKSRLDLINPREPSPSFGALADFVEVRQQSQITAHGGKNKSSFSPGEHVLYKKFSGKNKFTWHKGIVLRRLGKVLYVIQDNETLATLKKHKNQLWLYKGYTNKNLNTWDVDDFDEVIDSMPISLTSSGMPGVAQDSDRGLSEGEGEEACSLPATPPINHPNVTVTRGSLGLNVMSHLKGEGCCVCACPACVYELAAAPAANVGKLIQKAADATNLKRLTLELGGKSPLIIMNDAECKVVFDSKV